Genomic DNA from Methanosarcina sp. MTP4:
GCAGAGCAAAACACCGGCAAAAAGCAGCTTACTCTCAGGATCGTAGAAGAAGCCTTTGATATCATTAACAAGAAGACCCAGCAGAACCCGATCCAGGTCCTTGTGGACGCCATTGGCAACGCAGGCCCCAGGGAAGAAGTTGTGAGGCTCAAGTACGGTGGAATCTCCGTGCCAAAAGCAGTGGACACTGCTCCCCAGAGGCGTGTTGACACGGCTCTTCGCTACATCAGCATGGGTACAAAAAATGCTTCCTTCAAGTCCAAGCGCTCGGCCGCAGAATGCCTGGCTTCCGAACTCATAGGAGCCGCAAACCGCG
This window encodes:
- a CDS encoding 30S ribosomal protein S7 is translated as MVLYKIFGKWDSSEVEIKDPGIKRYVSLTPVIVPHSSGRHARQQFNKSEISIVERLVNNIMRAEQNTGKKQLTLRIVEEAFDIINKKTQQNPIQVLVDAIGNAGPREEVVRLKYGGISVPKAVDTAPQRRVDTALRYISMGTKNASFKSKRSAAECLASELIGAANRDAKCFSINRKDAKERVSKAAR